From one Lycium ferocissimum isolate CSIRO_LF1 chromosome 7, AGI_CSIRO_Lferr_CH_V1, whole genome shotgun sequence genomic stretch:
- the LOC132065422 gene encoding histone deacetylase HDT2-like isoform X1: protein MEFWGVEVKAGESLKVRPELFKLIHVSQAAIGEVKDTKEAKNVPLRLTVGENSYVIGTLSAEDRPQLMFDLVFEKEFELSHGWKNGSVYFIGYTADDPSVDDDEVDSGDDVFSDEENVLEALNGKLEEKKADVKDVKPVEKKNAKVAEPKKEAESDDDDSEDDSDDEDDSEDDSDVVPLAMGGPEGMDLSDDSEDDDSEEDDDSEEETPKKVEEKKRPAPSPKVAPGSNKKAKQATPDNKSGGKKGPATPFAKQNGKPAFNGNNNNKSKGQSPKSGGQFSGNKSNNKNFSGQKNFKGKQGRK from the exons atggAGTTTTGGG GTGTTGAAGTGAAAGCAGGAGAATCTCTAAAGGTCAGGCCTGAGCTTTTCAAGCTTATTCATGTTTCCCAG GCTGCAATAGGTGAAGTGAAGGATACCAAAGAAGCCAAAAATGTTCCACTACGCCTAACTGTTGGAGAAAACAGTTATGTGATTGGAACTCTATCGGCTGAGGATAGACCTCAGTTGATGTTTGACTTGGTCTTTGAAAAGGAGTTTGAACTTTCACATGGCTGGAAGAACGGCAGTGTCTACTTCATTGGATACACAGCTGATGATCCAAgcgttgatgatgatgaagtcGACTCTGGAGACGATGTTTTTTCGGATGAAGAGAATGTTCTAGAAGCACTAAATGGGAAACTTGAGGAGAAAAAGGCTGATGTGAAGGATGTAAAGCCTGTAGAGAAAAAAAATGCTAAGGTAGCAGAGCCAAAGAAAGAAGCGGAGTCTGATGATGATGACTCTGAAGATGACTCTGATGATGAAGACGATAGCGAAGATGACTCTGATGTTGTACCTCTAGCCATG GGTGGTCCAGAAGGTATGGATCTTTCTGATGATTCTGAGGATGACGATTCAGAGGAAGATGACGATTCAGAAGAAGAGACGCCCAAAAAG GTTGAGGAGAAGAAGAGACCAGCTCCATCTCCTAAAGTAGCTCCTGGTTCTAACAAAAAAGCAAAACAAGCGACACCGGACAACAAGTCAG GCGGTAAGAAAGGTCCAGCCACGCCTTTTGCTAAGCAAAATGGTAAACCTGCATTCAAtggtaacaacaacaacaaatccaaAGGCCAGTCCCCAAAATCTGGTGGCCAGTTCTCTGGCAACAAATCAAACAACAA AAACTTTAGTGGCCAAAAGAATTTTAAGGGCAAGCAAGGAAGAAAGTAA
- the LOC132065422 gene encoding histone deacetylase HDT2-like isoform X2, with amino-acid sequence MEFWGVEVKAGESLKVRPELFKLIHVSQAAIGEVKDTKEAKNVPLRLTVGENSYVIGTLSAEDRPQLMFDLVFEKEFELSHGWKNGSVYFIGYTADDPSVDDDEVDSGDDVFSDEENVLEALNGKLEEKKADVKDVKPVEKKNAKVAEPKKEAESDDDDSEDDSDDEDDSEDDSDVVPLAMGGPEGMDLSDDSEDDDSEEDDDSEEETPKKVEEKKRPAPSPKVAPGSNKKAKQATPDNKSGGKKGPATPFAKQNGKPAFNGNNNNKSKGQSPKSGGQFSGNKSNKNFSGQKNFKGKQGRK; translated from the exons atggAGTTTTGGG GTGTTGAAGTGAAAGCAGGAGAATCTCTAAAGGTCAGGCCTGAGCTTTTCAAGCTTATTCATGTTTCCCAG GCTGCAATAGGTGAAGTGAAGGATACCAAAGAAGCCAAAAATGTTCCACTACGCCTAACTGTTGGAGAAAACAGTTATGTGATTGGAACTCTATCGGCTGAGGATAGACCTCAGTTGATGTTTGACTTGGTCTTTGAAAAGGAGTTTGAACTTTCACATGGCTGGAAGAACGGCAGTGTCTACTTCATTGGATACACAGCTGATGATCCAAgcgttgatgatgatgaagtcGACTCTGGAGACGATGTTTTTTCGGATGAAGAGAATGTTCTAGAAGCACTAAATGGGAAACTTGAGGAGAAAAAGGCTGATGTGAAGGATGTAAAGCCTGTAGAGAAAAAAAATGCTAAGGTAGCAGAGCCAAAGAAAGAAGCGGAGTCTGATGATGATGACTCTGAAGATGACTCTGATGATGAAGACGATAGCGAAGATGACTCTGATGTTGTACCTCTAGCCATG GGTGGTCCAGAAGGTATGGATCTTTCTGATGATTCTGAGGATGACGATTCAGAGGAAGATGACGATTCAGAAGAAGAGACGCCCAAAAAG GTTGAGGAGAAGAAGAGACCAGCTCCATCTCCTAAAGTAGCTCCTGGTTCTAACAAAAAAGCAAAACAAGCGACACCGGACAACAAGTCAG GCGGTAAGAAAGGTCCAGCCACGCCTTTTGCTAAGCAAAATGGTAAACCTGCATTCAAtggtaacaacaacaacaaatccaaAGGCCAGTCCCCAAAATCTGGTGGCCAGTTCTCTGGCAACAAATCAAACAA AAACTTTAGTGGCCAAAAGAATTTTAAGGGCAAGCAAGGAAGAAAGTAA